In Acetobacteroides hydrogenigenes, the DNA window AGGTGAAACTCACCGAGTCTGACGTGAAGCTCGGCGAATCTGACGTGAAGTTCGCCGAGGTTAAGGTGAAACTCAATGAGCTTGAAGCGAAGCTCGGCAAACTTCATGTGCGGAACGCCCATCCTAACGTAAAGGAGGGAGCTCCGCTGCCAAGCAAAAAGGCCCACCGGAATTCCTCCGGTGGGCCTCGTATGGTTTATTAAGTGCCTGGCCTATCGTAGCACCTCGATGCCTCGACGGATACGTCCAACAGCATCATCCTTTCCTATTGCGCTGATGATATCGGCAATGCCGGGCCCCTTGCTGCTACCCACTAAAAGGAGGCGAAGCGAGTTCATTACCTGTCCCATCTTTAGGCCGCTACTGTGGATATACTCCTTAATGGTAGCTTCGATAGCGGCGGCAGAAAAGTCGCTAGCGGTCGAAGTCAGCTCGGCAATTTCGGCAGCAGCCTTAGCCATATCGGCATTCCAGAACTTGGCAGCAACCTTTTCGTCGTACTCAGTTGGTGCTACGAAAAAGTACGAAGCCTGTTCCCAGATGTCGTGAACAAACACCAGCCTATCCTTCACCAATCCGGTTACGGTGGCCACAAATTCGTCCGTAGGCTCTACGCCATGCTTTGCCAGTTCGGCCTTTGCAAGAGGGGTTAGCTCCTCAACCGAAAGGCGCTGAATATGCTGCTGGTTGAACCATTTAGCCTTCTCGGGGTCAAAGCGCGCACCCGACTTGCTCACTCTATCGAGCGAGAAGAGCGGAATAAGCTCTTCGATGGTAAACAGCTCCTGATTGGTGCCGGGGTTCCATCCCAAAAGGGCCAGCAGGTTAACAAATGCCTCGGGTAGGTAGCCCGACTCGCGGTAGCCCGAAGCGGTTTCGCCCGTTTTTGGATCGACCCAACGAAGCGGGAATACCGGGAAGCCAAGCTTATCGCCATCGCGCTTGCTGAGCTTACCCTTGCCGCTGGGCTTAAGTAGCAGTGGAAGGTGCGCAAACTGCGGCATCTTATCCAACCAGCCAAAAGCCTTGTATAGCGATACGTGCAGCGGTAGCGATGGAAGCCACTCCTCGCCGCGTATTACGTGTGAGATATCCATTAGGTAGTCGTCCACAATGTTTGCCAAGTGGTATGTTGGCAGCTGGTCGGCCGACTTATAGAGTACCTTATCATCCAAGGTTGATGAGTTTACAATCACCTCACCACGGATAAGGTCGTTCATTACAATCTCCTCGTTTTCGGGCATCTTAAAGCGAACCACGTATTGGTCGCCAGC includes these proteins:
- the gltX gene encoding glutamate--tRNA ligase gives rise to the protein MSERRVRVRFAPSPTGALHMGGVRTALFNYLFARQHGGDFLLRIEDTDSNRFVPGAEDYIIESLKWCGIQIDEGVSVGGPHAPYRQSERKELYKKYSDQLIESGNAYVAFDTAEELDKLRAEYEAEGKTFTYNFEVREKLATSLALSAEEVQRRISAGDQYVVRFKMPENEEIVMNDLIRGEVIVNSSTLDDKVLYKSADQLPTYHLANIVDDYLMDISHVIRGEEWLPSLPLHVSLYKAFGWLDKMPQFAHLPLLLKPSGKGKLSKRDGDKLGFPVFPLRWVDPKTGETASGYRESGYLPEAFVNLLALLGWNPGTNQELFTIEELIPLFSLDRVSKSGARFDPEKAKWFNQQHIQRLSVEELTPLAKAELAKHGVEPTDEFVATVTGLVKDRLVFVHDIWEQASYFFVAPTEYDEKVAAKFWNADMAKAAAEIAELTSTASDFSAAAIEATIKEYIHSSGLKMGQVMNSLRLLLVGSSKGPGIADIISAIGKDDAVGRIRRGIEVLR